From Hermetia illucens chromosome 6, iHerIll2.2.curated.20191125, whole genome shotgun sequence, one genomic window encodes:
- the LOC119660013 gene encoding uncharacterized protein LOC119660013, giving the protein MNSSGSAATNRVQLERLTIPKFDGKYSQWRMFNDMFNSLIHCNETLSAVEKMQYLKTHVQGDAARVIQDLDVNNENYEAARHMLRERYDNKRAMAWNYLHKFHNLPMAKEDSDSSIKRVMDATAEFIANINNIGVNTEHWDLLVIFETTQKLDQQSRRLWEASLGANAELLTLKSFLEFLTSRFRALEALNIPRKTSKVDSLTTTTTKACSICTKDHYVNQCDKFREMDEQQRKNDARKQNLCFNCLRKGHGVNQCPSSGRCRTCSKKHHSLLYNSQITSISKKLTVDAKPFIPTTQALLAGDGTLDQTVLLGTARVDVQSVSGEFVTLRALIDSGSQRSFITESAVQLLGLRRRFSKIHICGVGAGTRLQSRGSVELVIKAKYGDFTTNVSTLVLPTITNLHSSTETPVKLPAGLSVKKLADPQCGTPGRIDILLGADTYNEIVLAGFKRGSPCAVNTRFGWILLGPISARNNQEGILTFIATEDSTDRLVKRFWEQPVTRDEQAAMEWYQQTTRRDESGRYIVRLPFKQNADPGKTVCNSQQKAYIRFSQLEKRLNNDDDLRNQYVAFMEEYLELGHMVEVPVADKFTKQTYYLPHHAVRKDDSTTTKLRVVFNASQATPTGKSLNDILLVGPNIQNSITHVLMRWRTHRYLIAADIEKMYRQISIHPQDQDYQRILWRSHPSEPIKHFKLTTVTYGTASAPYLAMRTLHQLSDDERMHYPKACRAIKEDFYVDDVLTGGDTIKETQTL; this is encoded by the coding sequence ATGAACAGCAGCGGTTCAGCGGCGACGAACCGGGTGCAATTGGAACGATTGACTATCCCGAAGTTTGATGGGAAATACAGTCAGTGGCGCATGTTCAATGACATGTTCAATTCGTTAATTCACTGCAACGAGACGCTGTCTGCGGTTGAAAAGATGCAGTACTTGAAAACTCATGTTCAAGGTGATGCTGCAAGAGTCATTCAAGATCTCGATGTGAACAACGAAAATTACGAGGCAGCAAGGCACATGCTGCGAGAACGGTATGACAACAAGCGAGCCATGGCATGGAATTACTTGCACAAGTTCCACAACTTGCCAATGGCAAAGGAAGATTCTGATTCCTCTATCAAACGAGTAATGGACGCCACCGCAGAGTTCATCGCTAATATAAATAACATCGGCGTCAACACTGAGCATTGGGACTTATTGGtcattttcgaaacaactcagaaATTGGACCAACAATCTCGACGATTATGGGAGGCATCACTGGGTGCTAATGCAGAGTTACTCACCTTGAAATCGTTTTTGGAGTTCCTGACGAGTCGGTTCAGGGCACTCGAGGCGTTGAACATTCCTCGGAAAACTTCTAAGGTTGACTCACTGACGACTACAACGACAAAGGCATGCAGCATTTGCACCAAGGACCACTACGTGAATCAGTGCGACAAGTTCAGAGAGATGGACGAGCAACAACGGAAAAATGACGCAAGAAAGCAAAACTTGTGCTTTAACTGCTTGAGGAAGGGACATGGCGTCAACCAATGCCCCTCGAGTGGCAGGTGCCGGACATGTTCGAAGAAGCACCATTCGTTACTATATAACAGTCAAATCACAagcatttcaaaaaaattgacagtCGATGCTAAACCGTTCATCCCGACTACCCAAGCGTTGTTGGCTGGGGATGGAACGCTGGATCAAACAGTACTACTCGGAACCGCTCGAGTTGATGTACAGAGTGTTTCGGGCGAATTTGTGACTTTGAGAGCTTTAATAGATTCTGGGTCGCAAAGGAGTTTCATCACGGAATCAGCGGTTCAATTGCTTGGTCTACGAAGGCGATTCTCAAAGATACATATATGCGGAGTCGGAGCAGGTACAAGACTGCAGAGCAGAGGCAGTGTGGAGTTAGTGATCAAGGCAAAGTATGGAGACTTCACAACCAATGTGTCAACTTTAGTACTACCGACCATAACGAACTTGCATTCGTCAACCGAAACCCCAGTCAAGCTACCAGCGGGACTATCAGTCAAAAAATTAGCTGATCCCCAATGCGGAACTCCAGGGCGAATCGACATTCTGCTTGGAGCAGACACCTACAACGAGATCGTGTTAGCAGGGTTCAAAAGGGGATCTCCTTGTGCAGTGAATACCAGATTTGGCTGGATTTTACTCGGTCCGATTTCTGCTCGAAACAATCAAGAGGGAATATTGACATTTATCGCTACTGAAGACAGCACGGATAGGCTGGTCAAGAGGTTTTGGGAACAGCCGGTAACAAGGGACGAGCAGGCAGCTATGGAATGGTATCAGCAGACCACCAGGAGGGACGAATCTGGCAGATACATTGTTCGGCTCCCGTTTAAGCAAAATGCGGATCCCGGAAAAACTGTGTGCAACTCGCAGCAAAAGGCGTATATTCGTTTCTCGCAATTGGAAAAACGATTGAACAACGACGATGACTTAAGGAATCAATATGTAGCATTCATGGAGGAATACCTTGAGCTAGGCCACATGGTGGAAGTGCCAGTCGCAGATAAGTTTACAAAACAGACATATTACTTGCCTCACCATGCCGTACGCAAGGATGACAGTACCACCACAAAGCTTCGAGTCGTTTTCAATGCGTCTCAAGCAACACCAACAGGCAAGTCACTCAACGATATCTTGCTCGTCGGTCCCAACATTCAGAATAGCATCACTCATGTATTGATGAGATGGAGAACGCATCGATACCTGATAGCAGCTGACATAGAAAAGATGTACCGACAGATAAGTATACATCCTCAGGATCAGGACTATCAACGAATCCTGTGGCGAAGTCATCCATCCGAACCGATTAAACATTTTAAGTTAACAACAGTTACATATGGCACGGCCAGCGCCCCGTACTTGGCGATGCGCACTTTGCATCAGCTATCGGATGACGAAAGGATGCACTATCCAAAAGCGTGTCGAGCCATTAAAGAAGACTTTTATGTGGACGATGTCCTAACAGGCGGAGATACAATCAAGGAAACGCAAACCTTATAG